A part of Biomphalaria glabrata chromosome 3, xgBioGlab47.1, whole genome shotgun sequence genomic DNA contains:
- the LOC106072150 gene encoding DNA replication licensing factor mcm5-like, with protein MEPGFDDVGIFYSDTFGPDEPNDESQIDRQHIKKRLKQFIREFHERNFSYRYRDQLKRNYNLKQFMLEVDLDDVGSYDETLAEKLLKQPSEHLPLFEEAAKEVADEITRPRPEGEEEVEDIQVMLTSASNACGIRDLKSDQMSRLVKIPGIVIAASGIRSKAIRLAIQCRSCSNVINNIQVKPGLEGYALPRKCNTEQAGRPKCPVDPFFIIPDKCKCVDFQTLKLQEAPEDVPNGELPRHLQLYCDRYLCDRIVPGNRVTVMGIYSIKKTSKPTKRNNRDKVNVGIRLPYFRIVGVKIDTDGTGRTSGSSVTPSEEDELRRLAATPNIYETIAKSIAPSIYGSLDMKKAIACLLFGGSRKRLPDGLTRRGDINMLMLGDPGTAKSQLLKFVERCSPIAVYTSGKGSSAAGLTASVMRDPSSRGFVMEGGAMVLADGGVVCIDEFDKMREDDRVAIHEAMEQQTISIAKAGITTTLNSRCSVLAAANSVFGRWDDTKGGENIDFMPTILSRFDMIFIVKDEHDENRDMTLAKHVMNVHLNALQSTEEGKDGEIPLNTLKKYIAFCRNKCGPRLSEEAAEKLKNRYVLMRNKAGEYERETGKKISIPITVRQLEAIIRIAESQAKMRLAPFATEADVDEALRLFQVSTLDAATTGDLAGAEGFTTEEDQELLSRIEKQIKRRFVIGSQVSEHAIVQDFTRQKYPERAIHKVLTLMLRRGEIQHRMQRKILFRVK; from the exons ATGGAACCAGGTTTTGATGATGTTGGAATATTTTACAGCGATACTTTTGGTCCTGATGAACCAAATGATGAGTCTCAAATTGATCGACAACACATTAAAAAGAGATTGAAGCAATTCATTCGGGAGTTTCACGAAAGAAATTTTTCGTATCGCTATCG agATCAGCTGAAGAGAAACTACAATCTCAAGCAGTTTATGTTGGAGGTAGATCTGGATGATGTTGGCAGTTATGATGAAACGCTGGCAGAAAAGTTGCTTAAGCAGCCTTCCGAACATTTACCTTTG tttGAAGAAGCAGCTAAAGAAGTTGCTGACGAAATCACTCGTCCCCGCCCTGAGGGTGAAGAGGAAGTAGAAGATATACAAGTCATGTTGACATCTGCTTCTAATGCTTGTGGCATTAGAGATTTGAAG tcaGATCAGATGTCACGTTTGGTGAAGATCCCCGGTATAGTTATAGCTGCATCTGGAATACGATCAAAGGCGATACGTCTGGCTATTCAGTGCCGCAGTTGCTCCAATGTGATTAACAACATCCAGGTCAAGCCAGGACTCGAAGGCTATGCTTTGCCAAGAAAATGCAACAC gGAACAAGCTGGGAGACCCAAGTGTCCAGTAGATCCATTCTTTATCATCCCAGacaaatgtaaatgtgtagacTTTCAGACTCTAAAACTTCAAGAAGCGCCAGAAGATGTGCCGAATGGTGAGCTGCCCAGACATTTGCAGCTTTACTGTGATAG ATACTTGTGTGATCGGATAGTTCCTGGTAACAGAGTCACTGTCATGGGCATTTATTCCATCAAGAAAACCAGCAAGCCCACAAAA cGGAATAACAGAGACAAAGTGAATGTGGGTATAAGGCTTCCTTATTTTCGTATAGTGGGTGTTAAGATTGACACAGACGGCACTGGCCGGACTTCTGGCAGCTCTGTGACGCCGTCAGAAGAGGATGAATTGAGACGACTGGCTGCCACTCCTAATATCTATGAAACTATAGCTAAAAGCATTGCACCGTCCATTTATGGAAGCTTAGATATGAAGAAAGCCATTGCGTGTTTACTGTTTGGTGGTTCTAGAAAAAG ATTGCCAGATGGTCTGACTAGGAGAGGAGACATTAACATGCTTATGCTGGGTGATCCTGGTACTGCTAAATCGCAACTTCTCAAATTCGTGGAGCGTTGCTCTCCCATTGCA GTGTATACATCAGGTAAAGGAAGTAGTGCTGCTGGTCTGACTGCATCTGTCATGCGTGATCCCTCATCG cgtGGCTTCGTCATGGAAGGTGGCGCAATGGTGCTTGCTGACGGGGGTGTTGTTTGCATTGACGAGTTTGATAAAATGAGGGAAGACGATAGGGTGGCCATTCATGAGGCCATGGAGCAGCAGACAATTTCTATTGCCAAG GCCGGGATCACAACTACTTTAAACTCAAGGTGCTCGGTTCTGGCTGCCGCTAACTCAGTGTTTGGACGTTGGGATGATACAAAAGGAGGCGAGAACATTGACTTCATGCCCACCATTTTGTCCAGATTTGATATGATATTCATTGTCAAGGATGAACATGATGAAAACAGAGACATG ACTTTAGCCAAGCATGTGATGAATGTCCACCTCAACGCTCTACAAAGTACAGAAGAAGGGAAAGATGGGGAAATCCCgttgaatactttaaaaaaatatattgctttTTGTAGAAA CAAATGTGGGCCGCGTCTGTCTGAAGAGGCTGCTGAGAAACTAAAGAATCGCTATGTGCTGATGAGAAATAAAGCTGGTGAATATGAGAGAGAAACTGGGAAAAAGATAAGCATCCCCATCACTGTCAG GCAATTGGAAGCCATTATTCGTATTGCTGAATCTCAGGCCAAGATGAGGTTGGCTCCTTTCGCTACTGAAGCAGATGTGGATGAAGCATTGAGACTTTTCCAAGTCTCAACACTTGATGCTGCCACTACTGGTGATCTGGCTG gcgCTGAAGGTTTTACAACAGAAGAGGATCAGGAGTTATTGAGCAGAATAGAGAAGCAAATTAAAAGAAGATTTGTGATTGGCTCTCAAGTTTCTGAACATGCTATAGTCCAAGATTTTACCAGACAG aaatatcCAGAGAGAGCAATTCACAAAGTTTTAACTTTAATGTTGAGACGGGGAGAAATTCAACATCGCATGCAGAGAAAAATTCTATTCcgtgtaaaataa